The proteins below are encoded in one region of Sphingobacterium sp. R2:
- a CDS encoding LytR/AlgR family response regulator transcription factor codes for MNITKVLIIEDEKLNADRLKRLLKEMKPSIVILDVLDNIADSINWFNSNELPDLVMMDIRLSDGLSFEILETIKIDCPIIFTTAFDEYAVRAFKFYSIDYLLKPVEKIELENAIQKLDYQKDLQINQQPLQGLLDFIYPKDFRSRFLIPFKDGYKTVLVEEILYFYSEFKLTHAQLKCGTVEIVPQTMEELEQQLNPKVFFRANRQFIVHIDAIKRLHNHFNGKLKIEMKNNDQVEILVSREKAQLLKTWLDY; via the coding sequence ATGAATATAACCAAAGTATTAATCATCGAGGACGAAAAACTCAATGCCGATCGTTTAAAACGACTTTTGAAGGAAATGAAGCCATCCATCGTTATTTTAGATGTACTAGATAATATCGCTGATAGCATCAACTGGTTCAATAGCAATGAACTTCCCGACTTGGTGATGATGGATATTCGTCTATCCGATGGTTTAAGCTTTGAAATATTAGAGACTATAAAAATAGACTGCCCAATCATATTTACGACTGCATTTGACGAATACGCTGTGAGGGCCTTTAAATTCTATAGCATAGATTATTTGCTTAAACCTGTAGAAAAAATAGAGCTGGAAAATGCCATCCAAAAACTTGACTATCAAAAAGATCTTCAGATCAACCAACAACCGCTTCAAGGTTTATTGGATTTTATCTATCCGAAAGATTTTCGCTCACGCTTTCTAATTCCATTCAAAGACGGCTATAAAACCGTTCTTGTTGAAGAGATATTATACTTCTATTCCGAATTTAAACTCACCCATGCGCAACTCAAATGTGGTACTGTCGAAATTGTACCTCAAACAATGGAAGAACTCGAACAGCAATTGAATCCAAAAGTATTTTTCCGCGCCAACAGGCAATTCATTGTACATATAGATGCGATCAAAAGATTACATAACCACTTCAACGGAAAACTAAAAATAGAAATGAAAAATAACGATCAAGTGGAAATCCTTGTGAGCAGAGAAAAGGCTCAACTGCTGAAAACTTGGTTAGACTATTGA
- a CDS encoding sensor histidine kinase — MFEILGEWTFTIIYSFIISEFSIIVHDKLDKFLTWKDSPTERLLLETVINLLTVLFINLLLEYLISKYYVGPQNVTIAPSLEEKRGMIQNITISVLIALMIMGINIGSHLITNWKNESMRAAKLDQVILETELQSLKLQIDPHFVFNNLSVLSEIILEDQQSGYEYAENFSKIYRYLLINSKKDIISLEEELNFLNAYIFLIKSRFGAGVNFEINVNPAKRNFQLPPLTLQLLVENALKHNQTNKRKPLKIKVYTNAQNQLVVENILIPIENVSESSGIGISNIIKRYDLLSNLKLQIKNDGKTFNVILPLLAQA; from the coding sequence TTTTAACTTGGAAAGACAGCCCTACGGAGCGACTACTACTTGAAACCGTCATCAATCTCTTGACGGTATTATTTATCAACTTACTCTTGGAGTACCTCATCTCAAAATATTACGTTGGTCCCCAGAATGTTACTATAGCACCATCGTTGGAGGAAAAAAGAGGCATGATTCAAAATATTACAATTAGTGTTTTGATTGCGCTCATGATAATGGGTATCAATATCGGTAGTCATTTGATCACCAACTGGAAAAATGAGTCGATGCGTGCAGCAAAGCTTGATCAGGTCATTCTAGAAACAGAACTTCAATCGTTAAAATTACAAATCGACCCACATTTCGTATTTAATAACCTGAGCGTACTCTCAGAAATCATTCTCGAAGACCAGCAATCAGGTTATGAATATGCAGAAAACTTCTCCAAAATATATCGCTACCTTCTTATCAATTCTAAAAAAGATATTATCTCACTTGAAGAAGAACTCAATTTTCTAAATGCATATATATTTCTTATCAAAAGCCGATTCGGCGCTGGAGTTAACTTCGAGATAAACGTTAATCCTGCGAAACGCAATTTCCAATTGCCTCCTCTTACCTTACAATTATTGGTAGAAAATGCATTAAAGCATAATCAGACAAATAAGAGAAAACCGCTGAAAATTAAAGTCTACACCAACGCCCAGAATCAACTTGTTGTTGAAAATATATTAATTCCTATTGAGAATGTATCCGAATCATCGGGAATCGGGATTTCAAACATCATTAAGAGATATGATTTGCTATCCAACTTAAAACTGCAAATAAAGAATGATGGCAAAACATTTAACGTTATCCTCCCACTTTTAGCGCAAGCATAA
- a CDS encoding efflux RND transporter periplasmic adaptor subunit: protein MAQRTMTLKPFLTLITAAALLSSCGGNQEQPQEQAVTVDFIELSPTHAETEKKYPGTLEGTVNVDVKAQVTGYLEQIYVKEGDYVSQGQPLFKIKADVYNEQVNNSKAAYQAALSAEQNAKLEIEKIKPLVEGKVYTELQLKTVEANYAAAKAQVAQAQAALGSSQINAKFTLINAPVSGYIGRIPNRIGNLITAADATPLTTLSEINTVNVYFSLSEADFIAFIKDQNNKSSNQQATLLLADGTAYNHSGKVELASGNIDRTTGSMALKASFINPDKILRSGGSAKVILKKAHENVLLVPMAAVKDIQDRYFVYVIGEKNKISMKQIEIAGNTANAYLLKSGLTAGEKIVMNRIDMLNDGMQVQPTKKSTM, encoded by the coding sequence ATGGCACAAAGAACGATGACTTTAAAACCTTTCCTTACACTTATTACAGCAGCAGCATTATTATCGTCCTGTGGAGGCAACCAAGAACAACCGCAAGAGCAAGCAGTTACTGTTGACTTTATCGAATTATCTCCCACCCACGCGGAGACCGAAAAAAAATATCCTGGTACATTAGAGGGGACCGTCAACGTCGATGTCAAAGCGCAGGTAACGGGATATCTCGAGCAGATTTATGTCAAAGAAGGAGACTATGTATCCCAGGGTCAACCCCTTTTCAAAATAAAAGCTGATGTCTACAACGAACAAGTAAACAACAGCAAGGCAGCTTACCAAGCTGCTTTATCGGCAGAACAAAACGCTAAATTGGAGATTGAAAAAATCAAACCCCTTGTTGAAGGTAAAGTGTATACCGAATTACAGTTAAAAACTGTAGAGGCCAATTATGCCGCAGCCAAAGCACAGGTAGCGCAAGCACAGGCTGCACTAGGTTCATCGCAAATAAATGCCAAATTTACGTTGATTAATGCACCAGTGAGTGGTTATATCGGCCGTATCCCTAATCGGATCGGAAATTTAATTACCGCAGCAGACGCGACACCTTTAACAACGCTATCTGAAATTAATACCGTAAATGTGTATTTTTCATTGAGTGAGGCCGACTTTATAGCCTTTATCAAAGATCAGAATAACAAATCATCCAATCAACAAGCAACGCTCTTATTGGCTGATGGAACAGCATACAACCATTCGGGGAAAGTAGAGTTAGCCAGCGGTAACATCGACAGAACAACCGGAAGCATGGCACTTAAAGCAAGTTTCATCAACCCTGACAAAATTCTCCGTTCGGGTGGCTCAGCAAAAGTAATCTTGAAAAAAGCGCATGAAAACGTATTGTTGGTCCCTATGGCTGCTGTCAAGGATATTCAAGACCGCTATTTCGTGTATGTTATTGGTGAGAAAAATAAAATTTCCATGAAACAGATTGAAATTGCAGGAAATACCGCTAACGCCTATTTACTAAAATCGGGACTCACAGCTGGTGAAAAAATCGTTATGAATAGAATTGACATGCTGAATGATGGAATGCAAGTTCAACCGACTAAAAAATCCACCATGTAA
- a CDS encoding VOC family protein, giving the protein MSNTDNEQRFVNQQIQYLEFVSSDLERAKAFYTGSFGWEFTDYGPEYTSFGGKYVDGGFTLGTPINGSILVVIYADDLQVTRDQVIRSGGTILQDIFSFPGGKRFQFQDPDGYELAVWTIE; this is encoded by the coding sequence ATGAGCAATACCGATAATGAACAAAGATTTGTTAACCAGCAGATCCAATACCTTGAGTTTGTATCAAGTGACCTTGAACGTGCCAAAGCATTCTATACGGGGAGCTTCGGTTGGGAGTTTACAGACTACGGACCGGAATACACATCTTTTGGAGGAAAATATGTTGACGGTGGCTTTACGCTCGGCACTCCAATAAACGGCAGCATTCTTGTCGTTATTTATGCAGATGATCTGCAAGTTACGCGCGATCAGGTTATCCGTTCTGGCGGCACGATATTACAAGATATTTTTAGTTTCCCGGGCGGAAAAAGATTTCAGTTCCAGGATCCTGACGGATATGAATTGGCCGTATGGACTATTGAATAA
- the nhaA gene encoding Na+/H+ antiporter NhaA: MSKLINLTVFREFLKSSFSGGIILFSCVILALIVANTPLYASVMEFLNREVGFDSDHVHLKYSWLLWVNDGLMAIFFLLVGLEIKREIVEGELSSPSKAILPILAAVGGALLPAIIYFALNQGTDTANGWGIPMATDIAFALAVITLLGNKVPASLKIFLAALAIVDDLLAILVIAIFYSNGIHATYLFIALGIFLFLIVLNKLGVKAIWAYLIPGLFIWYFVHHSGIHATIAGVLVAMTLPTTPDAEESSLEKLEHILTKPVNFIIIPLFAFANTLIPIHGEMIGGLTSKLGIGIILGLIAGKSIGIFLICFIAKKLKIAQLPEGAGWKQIFGVGLLGGIGFTMSIFISILSFDDSMLIEEAKFAVLIASLCAGLLGYTVLSLVSSVNKKQIID; encoded by the coding sequence ATGTCAAAACTTATCAATTTAACTGTCTTTAGAGAATTCTTAAAATCCAGCTTTTCAGGTGGAATTATACTTTTTTCTTGTGTTATTCTAGCATTGATCGTTGCAAATACACCTTTGTATGCCAGTGTAATGGAATTTCTGAACAGGGAAGTAGGCTTTGACAGCGATCATGTTCATTTAAAATATTCGTGGTTATTGTGGGTCAACGATGGTTTGATGGCTATTTTCTTTTTACTGGTGGGGCTTGAGATCAAACGTGAAATTGTAGAGGGTGAACTCTCATCACCAAGTAAAGCAATCCTGCCCATTTTGGCTGCGGTTGGTGGGGCACTTTTGCCTGCCATCATTTATTTTGCATTAAATCAGGGAACCGATACTGCAAACGGCTGGGGAATTCCTATGGCAACGGATATTGCATTTGCTTTAGCAGTTATCACGCTTCTGGGAAATAAGGTACCTGCCAGTCTTAAGATCTTTTTGGCTGCGCTAGCGATTGTTGACGACCTACTTGCCATATTGGTGATTGCGATCTTTTATAGCAATGGTATTCATGCGACCTATTTATTTATTGCTTTAGGTATATTTCTGTTTTTGATCGTGTTAAATAAATTGGGCGTTAAAGCGATATGGGCTTACCTGATTCCGGGTCTATTTATTTGGTACTTTGTTCACCACTCGGGAATTCATGCAACAATAGCTGGCGTGTTGGTGGCTATGACGTTACCAACAACACCGGACGCGGAAGAATCTTCCCTGGAAAAATTGGAACATATATTGACCAAACCTGTCAATTTCATTATCATTCCTTTGTTTGCATTTGCAAATACACTTATTCCAATCCATGGGGAAATGATTGGTGGTTTGACTTCAAAATTGGGGATCGGTATTATCCTCGGCTTAATCGCTGGTAAATCAATTGGGATATTTTTGATCTGTTTTATTGCTAAAAAATTGAAGATTGCGCAATTACCGGAAGGGGCTGGCTGGAAACAGATTTTTGGTGTAGGCTTGTTGGGGGGAATCGGTTTCACGATGTCGATCTTCATCTCGATACTATCTTTTGATGATAGCATGCTGATTGAAGAAGCAAAGTTCGCCGTTCTGATCGCTTCTTTATGCGCTGGCTTGCTTGGTTATACTGTTTTGAGTCTAGTGTCATCTGTAAACAAAAAACAGATTATAGATTAA
- a CDS encoding efflux transporter outer membrane subunit, translating into MKKFHHYITIFASTTVLLSACSVGKKYTRQEIAMPENFKNSEVVLTSDTLQLSWRKFVQDPVLTSLIEKALSNNTDVNVALLNMQQLELAYKQSKKGLLPTADLSIGANRTWLSSNSLNGSLSDQFIGTPYMDDYSATLRLSWEADIWGKVKMQKEESLANFFGQKENLSALKTRVIVQVIQSYYNLIALDEQLKIAQRNVQLSDSTLSMIRLQYNSSLVSSLAVEQAEAQKKTAELLIPLAHQNMAVEENALSILCGGFPEGIQRTASLDDTIVGDGLAAGVPAELLSRRPDVRAAEYAVVAATSRMGLAKAAMYPSISLTPSIGTNSIQFNKWFDLPGSIVKTIAGNIAQPIFQKGALKTNYEISVIEREKIALQFKQSVMVAVSEVSDALAKIKHTEQRLQLIQAKSNALAKATADAALLYKSGMANYLEVITAQNNALQNDLEWITVKREKLNAAIDLYRALGGGTTDQTIYSTYIK; encoded by the coding sequence ATGAAAAAATTTCATCACTATATAACAATTTTCGCAAGCACTACCGTGTTGTTGTCCGCATGCAGCGTGGGCAAAAAATACACACGTCAGGAGATAGCCATGCCCGAAAATTTTAAAAACAGCGAGGTTGTGCTGACGTCTGATACGCTACAGCTATCCTGGCGTAAATTTGTACAGGATCCCGTGTTGACCTCACTCATTGAGAAGGCATTATCTAACAATACAGACGTCAATGTTGCACTCCTCAACATGCAACAATTGGAACTCGCGTACAAGCAGTCTAAGAAGGGGTTACTACCAACAGCTGATTTAAGCATCGGAGCGAACAGAACCTGGTTATCGAGCAACTCCTTGAATGGCTCACTGAGCGACCAATTTATTGGGACGCCTTATATGGACGATTATAGCGCCACGCTCAGATTGTCTTGGGAAGCCGATATCTGGGGAAAGGTAAAAATGCAAAAAGAGGAATCCTTGGCCAATTTTTTTGGCCAAAAGGAAAATTTATCGGCCCTGAAAACCCGGGTTATTGTACAGGTCATCCAGTCCTATTATAATCTGATTGCTTTGGATGAGCAGCTTAAGATTGCACAAAGAAATGTTCAATTGAGCGATAGCACACTTAGCATGATACGTTTGCAATACAATTCATCACTGGTCAGTTCGCTTGCCGTGGAGCAAGCCGAAGCTCAGAAGAAAACTGCTGAATTGTTGATTCCCCTAGCCCATCAAAACATGGCTGTAGAAGAAAATGCACTGAGCATTCTTTGCGGAGGTTTCCCCGAGGGCATTCAACGTACAGCAAGTTTAGATGATACGATTGTTGGAGACGGACTTGCCGCAGGGGTGCCGGCCGAACTCTTGAGCCGCAGACCAGATGTTAGAGCAGCTGAATACGCCGTTGTGGCTGCGACAAGCAGAATGGGACTCGCTAAAGCAGCGATGTACCCTTCCATAAGCTTGACACCATCCATTGGTACAAACTCCATTCAATTTAACAAATGGTTTGATCTACCAGGTTCGATTGTGAAAACAATAGCGGGGAATATTGCACAGCCAATTTTCCAGAAAGGGGCTTTAAAAACAAACTATGAGATATCAGTCATCGAACGCGAAAAGATAGCATTGCAGTTTAAACAGTCGGTTATGGTCGCCGTTTCAGAAGTTTCGGATGCCTTGGCAAAAATCAAACATACGGAACAGCGCCTGCAACTTATCCAGGCCAAATCAAATGCCCTCGCCAAAGCCACCGCTGATGCAGCCTTACTTTATAAAAGTGGGATGGCAAACTATTTGGAAGTGATAACTGCCCAAAACAATGCGCTCCAAAATGATTTGGAATGGATTACAGTAAAACGGGAAAAGCTCAACGCAGCCATAGATCTTTATCGTGCGCTGGGTGGCGGAACAACAGATCAAACAATTTATTCTACATACATTAAATAG
- a CDS encoding efflux RND transporter permease subunit: MLKKFIDRPVLATVISIIFVILGVIGLFRLPQTRFPDIAPPTVQVTGSYPGGNSETVLRSVVTPLEEQINGVEDMEYITSTASNDGTFSVRIVFKAGVNPDQAAVNVQNRVQQATPILPQEVVRMGLTTSKQQNSMIMIFNIYTEDNKKYDELFLQNYVNINLIPQIKRVPGVGQAMVFGSKDYSMRVWLNPQKMASYGLVPQEVIAAISKQSLESASGKLGEESKAPLEYVIRYKGKKNLPEQYENIIVKNNDVQIVRLKDVARIEFGSISYSGNSQNNGLNTVTIGIFQTSGSNANEIEIGIDKQIEIAQRSFPPGIKIFKLISTKERLDESTAQVRSTLIEAFILVFLVVFLFLQDIRSTIIPAIAVPVAIVGTFFFLLVFGFTINILTLFALVLAIGIVVDDAIVVVEAVHGKMETSTLTGKQATHSAMNEITGAVISITLVMCAVFIPIGFMTGSSGMFYKQFAYTLVIAIVISAINALTLTPALCALLLKNTHAENHDGQTPNTGFSQRFFKAFNAGFENMTNRYIGSLKFLAKKKWISALLILATIGVAGYLMTSTSKSFVPMEDDNFVVYSLEMPPGTGLDRTTKAVEKIEKLLADIPSIESHTSITGFNMIGNNSSAAYATGFIRLKDKKKRGEMNDIDQIHQVISQKLSSVKEGNAMAFRSPPVDGYGMMNGAELVLQDRAGKSPVELKAMSDSVIAQIMKQPGIQLAYTMFRADYPQMELEVDEDKAAQLGVDVSEMLSSVQTYFAGDQSLNFNRFGKFYRITVKADGIYRTDKEAFNEIFVKNNLGQMVPVNTLITLRKVYGPESVTRYNLYNSLTINVVSTPGISNGAIMETLEKNVLTKLPGDYSYEWTGLSLEEKSSGNQTVLILALSLLFVYFLLSAQYESYLLPLAVLLSIPTGIIGSFLGTRAIGLDNNIYVQVGLIMLIGLLAKNAILIVEFALQRRRAGSSLIDSAFEGARARLRPILMTSLAFIAGMVPLMFATGGTATGNHSISTGAAMGMLSGVILGVIIIPLLYLVFQYLQERVSGKKLTDNTVHNTNN; this comes from the coding sequence ATGTTAAAGAAATTTATTGACAGGCCAGTTTTGGCAACTGTTATATCGATCATATTTGTCATATTGGGGGTTATCGGTCTTTTTAGGCTGCCTCAAACGCGATTCCCGGATATCGCCCCGCCCACGGTTCAAGTTACCGGAAGCTATCCCGGAGGAAATAGCGAAACAGTATTGAGATCAGTTGTTACACCCCTTGAAGAGCAAATCAATGGTGTGGAGGACATGGAATACATTACATCTACTGCAAGTAACGATGGTACATTCTCTGTGCGTATTGTCTTTAAAGCAGGTGTAAATCCAGATCAGGCAGCCGTTAATGTGCAAAACAGAGTACAACAGGCTACTCCTATCCTGCCACAGGAAGTTGTCCGAATGGGATTAACGACCTCCAAGCAACAAAATAGTATGATCATGATATTTAATATCTATACAGAAGATAATAAAAAATATGATGAACTATTTTTACAGAATTATGTGAACATCAACTTGATCCCACAGATCAAGCGTGTACCTGGCGTTGGTCAGGCCATGGTATTCGGTTCCAAAGACTATTCGATGCGTGTATGGTTGAATCCGCAAAAAATGGCGAGTTATGGACTTGTGCCACAAGAAGTCATTGCTGCAATTTCCAAACAAAGTTTGGAATCTGCATCTGGAAAATTAGGGGAAGAATCAAAAGCACCACTGGAATATGTCATACGCTATAAAGGGAAAAAGAACCTTCCTGAACAGTATGAAAACATTATCGTCAAAAACAATGACGTTCAGATCGTACGCTTAAAGGATGTGGCACGTATCGAGTTTGGCTCAATTAGTTATAGTGGTAATTCGCAAAATAACGGCCTCAATACCGTTACCATTGGTATATTCCAGACATCAGGCTCCAACGCCAATGAAATTGAAATCGGAATCGACAAACAGATTGAAATAGCGCAACGCTCTTTCCCTCCTGGGATCAAGATTTTTAAATTGATCAGTACCAAAGAACGCTTGGATGAAAGTACGGCTCAAGTACGTTCGACATTGATTGAAGCCTTCATATTGGTTTTCCTCGTTGTATTTTTGTTCCTGCAGGATATACGATCGACTATTATTCCAGCAATCGCAGTACCAGTAGCTATCGTAGGTACGTTCTTCTTCCTGCTGGTGTTTGGCTTTACCATCAATATATTGACGTTATTTGCCCTAGTACTCGCCATTGGTATTGTTGTCGATGATGCAATTGTCGTGGTCGAAGCAGTACATGGAAAGATGGAGACTTCCACTTTAACAGGCAAACAGGCTACCCATAGTGCCATGAATGAAATCACAGGGGCTGTAATCTCCATTACCTTGGTTATGTGTGCAGTTTTTATTCCCATTGGATTTATGACAGGCTCATCGGGGATGTTTTATAAACAGTTTGCCTATACCCTTGTTATCGCCATTGTGATTTCTGCGATCAATGCTTTGACACTGACACCAGCACTCTGCGCATTATTGCTTAAAAATACACACGCCGAAAATCACGATGGGCAGACCCCGAACACAGGATTTTCTCAACGTTTTTTTAAAGCATTTAACGCTGGCTTCGAAAACATGACCAACCGATACATTGGTTCATTAAAATTCCTGGCAAAGAAAAAATGGATTTCGGCACTTTTGATCCTGGCTACGATCGGTGTTGCCGGATACCTCATGACAAGCACTTCCAAAAGTTTTGTACCAATGGAAGACGATAACTTTGTCGTATACAGTTTAGAAATGCCCCCAGGAACGGGACTTGATCGAACCACAAAAGCAGTAGAAAAAATCGAAAAACTACTAGCCGATATACCTTCTATTGAAAGCCATACAAGTATTACTGGATTCAATATGATCGGCAACAACTCCAGCGCAGCCTATGCAACAGGATTCATACGCCTGAAAGATAAAAAGAAACGTGGTGAGATGAACGATATCGACCAGATTCACCAAGTGATCTCACAAAAATTATCCAGTGTCAAAGAAGGTAACGCAATGGCCTTTCGCTCCCCTCCTGTTGATGGTTATGGTATGATGAATGGCGCGGAACTCGTTTTGCAGGACCGGGCTGGTAAATCGCCGGTAGAGCTCAAAGCAATGTCCGACTCCGTTATTGCACAGATTATGAAACAACCGGGAATACAGCTTGCCTACACCATGTTCAGAGCAGATTATCCACAAATGGAACTGGAGGTCGATGAAGACAAAGCGGCCCAACTTGGCGTAGATGTCAGTGAAATGCTTTCGTCCGTTCAAACCTACTTTGCGGGTGATCAATCATTGAATTTCAATCGTTTCGGTAAATTCTATCGGATAACAGTTAAAGCGGATGGGATCTATAGAACCGATAAAGAAGCATTCAACGAAATATTTGTCAAGAATAATCTTGGCCAAATGGTTCCGGTGAACACTTTGATTACACTTCGTAAAGTGTATGGTCCTGAGTCGGTGACTCGTTATAATTTATACAATTCACTCACGATAAACGTGGTTAGCACACCTGGTATCAGTAATGGTGCGATCATGGAAACATTGGAGAAAAATGTATTGACCAAGTTACCGGGAGACTATAGCTACGAATGGACGGGACTTAGCTTGGAAGAGAAGTCTTCGGGCAACCAAACCGTACTTATCCTAGCATTAAGCCTACTATTTGTATATTTCTTATTATCAGCACAGTATGAAAGTTATTTATTGCCCCTTGCCGTCCTGTTATCAATCCCAACAGGTATAATCGGCTCCTTCCTAGGAACACGTGCCATTGGATTGGACAACAATATCTACGTCCAGGTCGGTTTGATCATGCTCATCGGTCTTTTGGCAAAAAATGCCATTTTGATTGTTGAATTTGCTTTACAGCGGAGAAGAGCAGGCTCCTCACTCATTGATTCGGCTTTTGAAGGCGCAAGAGCTCGTCTACGCCCAATCTTGATGACTTCATTGGCTTTCATTGCCGGCATGGTACCCTTGATGTTTGCGACCGGCGGGACGGCTACAGGTAACCATTCCATCAGTACCGGAGCAGCAATGGGTATGTTAAGCGGTGTTATCCTCGGGGTAATTATTATACCATTACTGTACCTGGTATTCCAATATTTGCAAGAAAGAGTTTCAGGTAAAAAGCTTACGGACAATACAGTACACAATACAAACAATTAA
- a CDS encoding DEAD/DEAH box helicase produces the protein MRFDEFGFVPALEEGLESMMFEEATPIQEQTIPIIKEGKDMIACAQTGTGKTAAYMLPILDAIARNARESILAIILVPTRELAMQIDQQIMGMSYYTGATSIAIYGGGDGMGYEQQKRAIREGVNIIVATPGRLISHLTSMKIDLSHLKHFVLDEADSMLDMGFQDDILRIVSYLPKKKQMLLFSATMPIKIRSFARKILQEPVEVNIAISKPSEGIDQRAHLAYDQQKMELLKYILKDPNYVSVIIFASQKTTVKLLAQELQKQGIDAEGFHSDLEQSKREDIMARFRSRQVRVLVGTDVISRGIDVVGISLVVNYDVPPDPEDYVHRIGRTARAATTGTAITFVNEKDQNRFAQIENLIGYPIEQLPLPEGFEAGPTYNPAKKKPQHKKKRFNRNKNKNYQKAKRA, from the coding sequence TTGAGATTTGATGAATTTGGCTTTGTTCCAGCTTTGGAAGAAGGTTTAGAAAGTATGATGTTTGAGGAGGCTACGCCGATCCAAGAACAGACCATCCCGATTATTAAAGAGGGAAAAGATATGATTGCTTGTGCACAGACAGGTACAGGTAAAACAGCAGCTTATATGTTGCCGATCCTCGATGCAATAGCACGGAATGCAAGGGAATCTATCCTCGCCATTATCCTTGTTCCGACCCGGGAACTTGCTATGCAAATTGACCAGCAGATTATGGGCATGTCTTATTATACGGGTGCAACATCCATAGCCATTTATGGTGGTGGTGATGGTATGGGGTATGAACAGCAAAAACGGGCCATACGAGAGGGGGTAAATATCATTGTTGCTACGCCGGGAAGGTTGATAAGCCATCTTACCTCCATGAAGATTGATCTCTCTCATTTAAAGCACTTTGTTTTGGATGAAGCCGATAGTATGCTGGATATGGGATTTCAAGACGATATTTTACGTATTGTAAGTTATCTACCGAAGAAAAAGCAGATGCTTTTGTTTTCGGCTACGATGCCGATAAAGATCAGGTCTTTTGCCCGAAAAATTCTACAGGAGCCTGTGGAAGTCAATATTGCCATTTCTAAACCGTCGGAAGGGATAGATCAACGTGCACATCTTGCCTATGATCAACAGAAAATGGAGCTTCTGAAGTATATACTGAAGGATCCCAACTATGTATCTGTTATTATTTTTGCATCCCAAAAAACTACAGTCAAACTTCTCGCTCAGGAATTACAGAAACAGGGGATTGATGCAGAGGGTTTCCATTCGGATCTTGAACAGTCGAAACGGGAAGATATCATGGCCAGATTCCGGTCTCGTCAGGTGCGGGTACTGGTAGGGACAGATGTGATATCTCGCGGTATCGATGTGGTGGGGATCAGTTTGGTCGTTAATTACGATGTTCCACCGGATCCGGAAGACTATGTACACCGTATTGGACGTACTGCTCGGGCAGCAACTACAGGAACGGCCATTACCTTTGTCAATGAGAAGGATCAAAACCGTTTTGCTCAGATTGAGAATTTAATAGGTTATCCGATTGAACAGCTGCCATTGCCAGAGGGGTTTGAAGCGGGGCCCACTTATAATCCTGCCAAAAAAAAACCACAGCATAAGAAGAAGCGTTTCAATAGGAATAAAAATAAAAACTATCAGAAAGCTAAAAGAGCCTGA